Proteins from a genomic interval of Inquilinus sp. Marseille-Q2685:
- the lnt gene encoding apolipoprotein N-acyltransferase translates to MPIRAGSNASASAAATAPRLAETAGPQPGGILDRIAARLMGLSRWRRFGTAIGLGVLASLSVPPLYAAPALWLAFPGLFWLLAGARGGWSAFLTGWAFGFGFFVPGLYWVSWALTVDLPRFFWMIPFALAGLPALLGIFTGLAGLGFHGLRRAGWGGPLALAAAWGLAEWLRGHVLTGFPWNLIGYTWVGWLPVLQGVSVIGIYGLSALTVAAATLPATLAGPRQGWAATAAGIALFLAIGAWGAGRLSGDDGATVPGVTLRLVQPNISQADKWSGDKLVENFNKQLAMSTGPGIERVSAVIWSETAVPFTLSWEPEAQKALGAILPPSALALVGATRATPYGTQPLQAWNSIYALDRSGTILATYDKAHLVPFGEYVPFHAFLKQFGIEKITAGSLDFSAGPGPRTIDLPGLPPVSPLICYEAIFPGAVLDPAGPRPGWLLNVTNDGWYGLTSGPHQHFAIARTRAVEEGLPLVRAANTGISGVVDAYGRVTGEIALGTAGILDTPLPAALPETPYARWGEAGFWLLLVLGLLAGRIGRPARPIPPPSAAGLP, encoded by the coding sequence ATGCCGATCCGCGCCGGATCAAACGCCTCCGCATCCGCCGCCGCGACGGCGCCGAGGCTGGCTGAGACAGCCGGGCCGCAGCCCGGCGGAATCCTCGATCGCATCGCCGCCCGCCTGATGGGGCTGAGCCGCTGGCGGCGCTTCGGGACCGCCATCGGCCTCGGCGTCCTGGCCAGCCTGTCGGTGCCGCCGCTCTACGCCGCGCCGGCGCTGTGGCTGGCCTTTCCCGGCCTGTTCTGGCTCCTGGCCGGCGCCCGCGGCGGCTGGTCCGCCTTCCTGACCGGCTGGGCCTTCGGCTTCGGCTTCTTCGTGCCCGGCCTGTACTGGGTGTCCTGGGCGCTGACCGTCGACCTGCCGCGCTTCTTCTGGATGATCCCCTTCGCCCTGGCCGGGCTGCCGGCGCTGCTGGGGATCTTCACCGGCCTCGCGGGACTCGGCTTCCATGGGCTGCGCCGCGCCGGCTGGGGCGGTCCCCTGGCCCTGGCCGCCGCCTGGGGCCTGGCGGAATGGCTGCGCGGCCATGTCCTGACCGGCTTCCCCTGGAACCTGATCGGCTACACCTGGGTCGGCTGGTTGCCGGTGCTGCAGGGCGTCTCGGTGATCGGCATCTACGGGCTGAGCGCGCTGACCGTGGCCGCCGCCACCCTGCCGGCGACGCTGGCCGGGCCGCGGCAGGGCTGGGCCGCCACCGCCGCCGGCATCGCCCTGTTCCTGGCGATCGGGGCCTGGGGCGCCGGGCGCCTGTCGGGCGACGACGGCGCCACGGTGCCCGGCGTCACCCTGCGCCTGGTGCAGCCGAACATCTCCCAGGCCGACAAATGGTCCGGCGACAAGCTGGTCGAGAACTTCAACAAGCAGCTGGCGATGTCGACCGGGCCGGGGATCGAGCGCGTCAGCGCCGTGATCTGGTCCGAGACCGCGGTGCCCTTCACCCTGTCCTGGGAGCCGGAGGCGCAGAAGGCGCTGGGGGCGATCCTGCCGCCCAGCGCCCTAGCCCTGGTCGGCGCCACCCGGGCCACGCCCTACGGCACCCAGCCGCTGCAGGCCTGGAACAGCATCTATGCGCTGGACCGTTCCGGCACGATCCTCGCCACCTATGACAAGGCGCATCTGGTGCCGTTCGGCGAGTACGTGCCGTTCCATGCCTTCCTGAAGCAGTTCGGCATCGAGAAGATCACCGCCGGGTCGCTCGACTTCTCCGCCGGGCCAGGGCCGCGCACCATCGACCTGCCCGGGCTGCCGCCGGTCAGCCCGCTGATCTGCTACGAGGCGATCTTCCCCGGCGCCGTGCTGGACCCCGCCGGTCCGCGGCCGGGCTGGCTGCTGAACGTCACCAATGACGGCTGGTACGGGCTGACCAGCGGGCCCCACCAGCATTTCGCCATCGCCCGGACCCGTGCGGTGGAGGAGGGGCTGCCGCTGGTGCGCGCCGCCAACACCGGCATCAGCGGCGTGGTCGACGCCTATGGCCGGGTCACGGGGGAGATCGCCCTCGGCACGGCCGGCATCCTCGATACCCCCCTGCCGGCGGCGCTGCCGGAGACGCCCTATGCCCGCTGGGGCGAGGCCGGCTTCTGGCTGCTGCTGGTCCTGGGCCTTCTGGCCGGACGGATCGGACGGCCGGCGCGACCGATCCCGCCTCCGTCCGCCGCCGGACTGCCTTGA